ggcACGGCTATCGGCCGGTTCCTCCCGGCTCctccaaaaccaaaaaaaaaaaaaaaaacaactgcgAAAGCATATGATTTTGCCATTTCCGTCCGTGCGGATCACTGTTCACGTTTCCTCTCAAGCTGGGCGACTGGTTCACTGTAGCTCGTTTTCTGGTCTTCGAGCGATTCCGACCGCTTCGGCCGTCCATTGGCTGCGATTTTTGGAGGGAAGCCTCACCTCCTCCCCCCTCAAATCTTCACCGAAGCGTTTCGGTTGGCGTGGCCTTATTCGAGAGATCTCCTGGTTCGTGGTTAGGGTTCTGGTGCGGACTCCAGCGTCTCTGCCCGAGCTTCGTGCCGACCCTTCAGCCAGCCATTGGCCGCATCCTTTGGAGGTAAGCCTCGCCTCTACCCTCTCAGAATTGTAGCCAAAGCATTGCCCGTGCCATGGCCTCTATTGCTGGATTTGCTCTACGATAGATTGCTGGTGTGGTCAGTTTCTGGTTTCGCCTGTCTGTGAATGGCGTCTACGAGTAATGACCCATTGGGCCGGGGGAAAGGCAAGCCCCAGGATCCCCCTAGGAGTCGTAGCCGTGTGCGAAATGCCTCTCGAGGCAGGGATAGAAGACGCCCTGGTACTCAGACTCGGGATAAGTCGAAGGCCCCTCAGTCCCGTTCCTGGGCTAATGTAGCTAGTCTGTCTGCTAAGGGTTATGAACTTGGCTTTGCCCCGCCTATCTCGGTAGGGAAGAAATCGGTGGTTCGGTTATCTGACAATGCTAAGTTTGCTGGTGATCCTAAATGGAATAGCTGCTTGGTAGGCTACTATATCGGGAAGAATGTGCCATTCAAGATTACTGAGATGGCGTTGAGGAAGGCTTGGGGTGCGCATCTAACTGAAGTGCTGGCCAACGAGGATGGCTTTTACTTTTTCATCATTCCTGATGATgaatatagaaagaaaattctggATGAAGGCCGTATGACAGTGGCCAGAATCCCTTTGGTGCTCAAACAATGGCATCATACAATGGAATTGAAGAAGGACCTTCAATCATCTGTCCCGGTCTGGATTCGCTTAAAGAACATCCCATTCGCATATTGGTCGGCTCCAGGAATTAGTGAAATAGCAAGTGCTGTTGGGAAACCCTTGTATGTGGATCCCTTGacggagaaaatgaaaagactaTCATTTGCCAGGGTCTATGTTGAGATCTCTGCAAaaatggagcgatgcgaggaaGTTGAAGTTTGGGTGgatgacaaaaccttcctggtTCCGGTGCTTTATGAATGGAGACCGAACTCGTGCATGAAATGTGGTGTGTTTGGACACAACTGCCTTGCAAAGGTAGATGTCAAGCAACCTCCGGTGGCTGCAGTTCAATCTGCTCCTACTGCAAATCCAGTTGCTGTAGTTCGATCTATGGCTACTGCAAATCCAGGTTCTACAAACCCAGATATATCATCCTCTTCGGATGAAGGGTGGAAGAAGGTCACAAATAGGAGGAATAAGCAACCTCAGGGGAAAGAGGCAGCTTCTACTCCTCCAGTCTCGGCATTAAAGGCCAATCCGATAGCTGGGTCGAGGATCCATAATGCAGCTGAAGACCAAATCTGCAAAAATCCAGAAAATGATGGTAATTCAATGGCTCTGGTTGTCTCCAACCCGGATGATGCTGCGATAGCACTTTCTTCTGAGGAAGAGTCAGAGGAAAATGCAAGTGCTGTTAGTAGTAGTGGTAGCGAGGAAGGAGATCCTATTCCTGGTTCGCCAAGCCTCCAGGATACATCCCATCCTAGCCCTAAGGCTCCTCCCATCCAGAAGGTCCCTCCTAAAGCTTCTGCTATGGCCACTCCCTCAAGTGCTCCGAATATGGAGTCAAGTAGGAGGAGGCCCCCCAGACGACGGTAATTCTGTcctctctcatttttttatatgaattttGGTATATGGAATATTAGGGGCTTGGGAGACCCCGTTAGGCAAGCAGAAATAAGGAATTTTTTTAGGTCCAACCACCTCTGCTGTGTTGGTATTATTGAGACCAAGATATCCTCTGCTGTGTTTAATTCGGTTACCTCTGTCTTACTTCCTGGCTGGTGTTGGGTTAATAATTATAATCATTCCCATAAGGGGAGAATTTGGGTGGGGTGGAACCCCCGTGAGGTGAATTTTTTGGTTAATGGTTCCTCTGTGCAAGTTATCCATGGTAGGTTGCTCTGGTTGGCGTCGGGTAAGGCCCTGTTTTTGTCGGTTGTCTATGCTGAGCACAGCTTTGTCGCTAGACGGCCTTTATGGGAAGATTTTATCCAAACAAGTAACACTCTTTCTTTTGCTCCCTGGATTGTTGCTAGTGATTTCAATGCTATTTGTGATCCTTCGGATAGAATTGGTAGCTCAAACGCTTGGATACCGGCGTTTGATGAACTGAGGGACTGCTTGACACAGGCGGGCCTTGATGATTTACGCTACACGGGTTATAGATACACCTGGGCTACCTCGTCGGGTCCCAACcgaaaacagaggaaaatagATAGAGTTATGGTTAATGGCCGCTGGAATTCGGAATTCTCATTCTCGGAAGCCTCCTTTATAGCTCCAGGCATCTCGGACCATACCCCAATGGTTATCAAGGTTATGCAGGTCCCCAGATCCTCGAAGCcgtttaagttttttaatttttggatgacTCATCCGGAATTCCTTGCAATGGTTACTGAAGCTTGGCGTTCTCCCACTTATGGTTCATCTATGTATACTCTGTATGCAAAGCTGCGTCTCCTTAAATGCAAGCTGAAACAGCTCAACAAGGATTCCTTTTCTGACTTGTCTATGAGAACCGCTGAGGCCAGACAGGCTCTCCAGTCCACTCAGGATGCTCTTCAAGCGGATCCTTCAAATTATCTTCTTGCTGAAGTTGAGAAGCAGCAGATTCAAGTGTTTACTGATCTACGCTTGCAAGAGGAATCGTTTTATCGTCAGAAATCTAGGGTACGTTGGTTAAAGGATGGGGACGTTaatactaaatttttccatCAAGTGGTGAACAAGCGACACCTCCAAAACAGAATCATATCAGTGGCTGATGGAAACACCACGACCTCTGACCCTTCGAGAGTTCAGAAAATATTTGTTGATCACTTTCGTGAGCTGCTTACTGCGGCTCCTGCTGTGGCGTGTCCTGCATGGAGGAGATCCGAGCGGTGCCAAGCATTCGCTAGATGAGGAGCAGGTTCGTTTCTTATCCGCCCCTGTTTTCGATGATGAAATCAAGAATACTCTGTTTTCTCTTGCCACGGGTAAAGCCCCTGGGCCTGATGGTTTCAATGTTGAGTTTTTTAAACACTCTTGGGACATTGTTGGTGCTTCGGTGATCTTGGCTGTTAGAGATTTCTTCATAACAGGAGAGCTGTTAAAGCAAATCAATACTACCATCATTGCCCTAGTGCCCAAGATCCCTAATGCCTCGACTGTTCATGACTTCAGGCCAATCGCATGTTGCAATACTATATATAAGTGCATCACTAAGATTATTGCTAATCGCATATCCCGTGTGTTGCCATCCATCATTAGTTTGCCGCAAAACGCATTCGTAAAGGGTAGGCACATCAGTGACAACATTCTACTTGCTCAAGAGTTATTCAGTGGCTTCCAGCATGATCCCTATAGGCCTAAATGTGTAATCAAGGTCGATTTTAGGAAGGCATATGATACAGTGTGCTGGGAGTTCATTGAAGTTTGCTTACAAGCTTTCGGATTTCCTCAGCAGTTCATTGAACGCATTATGGTTTGTGTTCGGTCCCCTAAATTCTCGGTCTCCCTTAATGGGGAGCTTCATGGATTCTTTGCAAGTGGGAGGGGTATCCGTCAAGGAGACCCAATGTCTCCCTACCTATTCACACTTGTGATGGAAGTCTTTTCGGGATTACTGGATATTCAGACGGCAAACCTGGCTTTGGTTTCTTCTGGAGATGTAAATCGGCTAAACTCTCCCACCTGTTCTTCGCGGATGATGTCCTCCTGTTTTCTCGGAAGCGAGCTTGCCTTCCATTGAACTCTTGAAGGCAGGTATTGACTCTTTCTCCAACTGGAGCGGGTTGGAACCGAATCTGAATAAGAGTGAGGTGTTCTTATCTGGAGGATCGCCTCGCCTTCGGAATGATATTCTGGACAAGCTTGGATTCCAGGTAGGCTCTCTTCCCTTTCGATACCTTGGAGTCCCGGTAATATCTGCGAGGCTAGGTAAGGCTGACTGTGTGATGCTGGTAAATGCAATAACAGCCCGTGTTCAGTCATGGACCCATAGATTTCTGTCGTTTGCCGGTAGACTGCAGCTCATTAAATCTGTTCTATACTCTATTCAAGTCTTCTGGGCAAGCGTTTTTTTCTTACCATGTGCTGTGTTGGAtaacattgagaaaattttacaaCAATTCCTATGGAAGGGGCCGACGTTGGGTTCGGGAGGGGCCAAAGTCGCTTGGTGTGATATATGCCTCCCGAGAAGAGGGAGGACTCGGTATACGTACCTTAAGGGAAAACAACGTTGCATTGATGCTTAAACACATCTGGAAGCTTTTCTCAGACAAAGAATCCCTTTGGTGTAAGTGGATTCACTCCACCTTTTTAAGTCGGAAGAACTTCTGGATAATCCCGATCCCAACGTACTGCTCTTGGGCGTGGAGAAAACTCCTTCGCCTCCGTAATGCTTATCAGCAGCATTTTAGATGGAGGATTGGCAATGGCAGGTCTGTATCGTTCTGGTTTGATCCCTGGCACGATAATGGCCCGCTCAACCGCCTCTTCTCCAACCAGGAAATTTACCGCTCGGGCATCCCTCGGGTTGCCTCAGTAGCCGATGCTTTCTCTTCGCCTTTGGGCTGGTATGTGATCAATATTATGGCCAATTGGTGGGAACCCCTCCCGGAGTTCAACCAACAGGCGGACTGCTTCCAATGGATTCGGCACCCCTCAGGGCGGTTCTCAACAGCGTCGGCCTGGGAATTATTGAGGCCCAAAGGAAATTCTGTGCCTTGGTCCTCATTCGTGTGGAATTCTTCTATGCCGCCAAGATACCAATCGCACTTGTGGCTCATCACCCGTAACAGACTCCCAACGCAGGTTCTGCTCCTCTCCTATGCTAGGATCTCAGCAGCGCTCTGCCCGTTTTGCTCAAGCAGGCCCGATTCGGTGGACCACCTGTTTTTCGCATGCCAAGCTCCGGTTAATCTTGCATCCTTCTGGGCTGCGAAGTTTAACATATTCTGGCGGAACAAATCCTGGTGTGAAAACCTCGATTGGGCGTCCAATTGCTTCTCAGATAGGAGCTTCTATGATTCGTTGGCTCGGTTCAGTTTTGGAGCCTTGTGCTATATAATCTGGAAAGAGCGTAACAACATCATCTTTCGAAATCAGACTCTATTCCTCCCGGCGATGAAGATGCATCTCCAGAAGGCGATCAAAGACAAAGCTTCGACTTTCAAGCGTGTGCAGGATACCCCGAAGAACAGAAGGCTGCAACAGAGCTGGGACTTGAGTCCGTCTATCTTCCACGGATGATGGAGGGTTGTTT
The nucleotide sequence above comes from Eucalyptus grandis isolate ANBG69807.140 chromosome 2, ASM1654582v1, whole genome shotgun sequence. Encoded proteins:
- the LOC108956502 gene encoding uncharacterized protein LOC108956502 — encoded protein: MASTSNDPLGRGKGKPQDPPRSRSRVRNASRGRDRRRPGTQTRDKSKAPQSRSWANVASLSAKGYELGFAPPISVGKKSVVRLSDNAKFAGDPKWNSCLVGYYIGKNVPFKITEMALRKAWGAHLTEVLANEDGFYFFIIPDDEYRKKILDEGRMTVARIPLVLKQWHHTMELKKDLQSSVPVWIRLKNIPFAYWSAPGISEIASAVGKPLYVDPLTEKMKRLSFARVYVEISAKMERCEEVEVWVDDKTFLVPVLYEWRPNSCMKCGVFGHNCLAKVDVKQPPVAAVQSAPTANPVAVVRSMATANPGSTNPDISSSSDEGWKKVTNRRNKQPQGKEAASTPPVSALKANPIAGSRIHNAAEDQICKNPENDGNSMALVVSNPDDAAIALSSEEESEENASAVSSSGSEEGDPIPGSPSLQDTSHPSPKAPPIQKVPPKASAMATPSSAPNMESSRRRPPRRRLLWLASGKALFLSVVYAEHSFVARRPLWEDFIQTSNTLSFAPWIVASDFNAICDPSDRIGSSNAWIPAFDELRDCLTQAGLDDLRYTGYRYTWATSSGPNRKQRKIDRVMVNGRWNSEFSFSEASFIAPGISDHTPMVIKVMQVPRSSKPFKFFNFWMTHPEFLAMVTEAWRSPTYGSSMYTLYAKLRLLKCKLKQLNKDSFSDLSMRTAEARQALQSTQDALQADPSNYLLAEVEKQQIQVFTDLRLQEESFYRQKSRWLMETPRPLTLREFRKYLLITFVSCLLRLLLWRVLHGGDPSGAKHSLDEEQVRFLSAPVFDDEIKNTLFSLATGKAPGPDGFNVEFFKHSWDIVGASVILAVRDFFITGELLKQINTTIIALVPKIPNASTVHDFRPIACCNTIYKCITKIIANRISRVLPSIISLPQNAFVKGRHISDNILLAQELFSGFQHDPYRPKCVIKVDFRKAYDTVCWEFIEVCLQAFGFPQQFIERIMVCVRSPKFSVSLNGELHGFFASGRGIRQGDPMSPYLFTLVMEVFSGLLDIQTANLALVSSGDAGIDSFSNWSGLEPNLNKSEVFLSGGSPRLRNDILDKLGFQWIHSTFLSRKNFWIIPIPTYCSWAWRKLLRLRNAYQQHFRWRIGNGRSVSFWFDPWHDNGPLNRLFSNQEIYRSGIPRVASVADAFSSPLGWYVINIMANWWEPLPEFNQQADCFQWIRHPSGRFSTASAWELLRPKGNSVPWSSFVWNSSMPPRYQSHLWLITRNRLPTQVLLLSYARISAALCPFCSSRPDSVDHLFFACQAPVNLASFWAAKFNIFWRNKSWCENLDWASNCFSDRSFYDSLARFSFGALCYIIWKERNNIIFRNQTLFLPAMKMHLQKAIKDKASTFKRVQDTPKNRRLQQSWDLSPSIFHG